Below is a window of Chitinophaga flava DNA.
TTTCAGCCTGAAAATAAAACTGGCCAAATAGTGTTAAAACTATTTGACCAGTAACCTTTACTACCAATTATCTTATCTGTCAGTATTATTTAGGTAAACTGATAGCTGTTAATTTTATGGTATCGTTCAGAGCGGCTTCCTGTATCAGCCCGATGCCTGGAGCATAATAGGAAACCCAGGTGGAGATACCTTGAGAAGCATCACTTCTCGATCTGCGCTCTACTTCTACCCGCAATACGTTCTGGAATACTTTGTTACCTACTCTGACCGTTTCCTTTCTGCCGGTAATTTTTCTGGAGATAGTAGTCGTAACACCATTTTCCACTTTCTCTTCGGTCCAGCTATCTACTTTATCATCTATCCATTTCCAGATCCGTGAAGTGTTTTTGGGCACGCTGGTGGCGTTTTCAAACTGAAGGTAGGTACCCTGTTTAAACTGATAGTAAAGCAGAGAATCCTTTCCACTGGAATTATCCTGTAGAATAACATATCTGGCCGTATCTGTTACGATATCACGAACACGTTGTATAGTGAAATCGGTCGTTTTATAAGGGTACCAGATCTCTTTTATCTGATAGGATAATTTCATACCTGTTGTATAAGGGAAATAACTGCTATCACCTTTGATAGTGAGCGCGATAGTATCTCCGGCAATACTACCATAGGGGGTATTAGCATTTCCACTTCCCGGATTATTTCCAGGACCATTACCAGACCCATTACCAGGAACAACGGATGTCGGATTGGAACTATCAGATTTGGAGCACGCTACAATACCGAGGGCAATGAGGCCAATAACGGGGATTACCTTCTTGAACATAGAACACTTAGTTTGTGTTTATTAACCATTACATTTAAATATTAAATGTAGTATTAATCTAATAAGGGAGATATAATTTTTGGAACAAGAAAAGAAAGGAGCCTATGCAGTCTTCACTTTTGACGGTTGAATTCCGTATACCCGGCTCCGTTAGGAATAACAATGCCGGCTTTCTTGGAAATGTCGTATCCGGTGGTCAACTTTGTATAAAACTAAGACCGATGATCTTACAATTGCTTCGGAATGCCACACAATGGTTGACAATTAATAATAAACAGATCCTTATTGATCCTATGCTTGCGCCCCGGGGGGCATATCCTGCTGTTGCAGGAACCGGTAATGAAATACGAAATCCTACAGTAGATCTTCCTATTGACGCAGAAGCCCTGGATACATTATTATCGCAGGTGGATGCGGTGCTGCTGACACACCTTCACAGAGACCATTGGGACCTGGTGGCGCAGGAACGGCTTCCAAAAGACATGCTTATCTTGTGCCAGCCCGCCGACGCCGACAAATTAAAGGAAACCGGTTTTACGAATATAACAGTGATAGAAGAGTCCCTGAACTGGGAAGGCATTTCAATATCCCGTACCGGCGGACAACATGGTACCGGTGAGATCGGTATCCGAATGGGTATTGTATCCGGTTATGTACTGGAGCATGGAGGACATCGTCTTTATATAGCCGGTGATACAATATGGTGTGATGAGGTGAAGCTGGCACTGGACCGTTACCAGCCACACGTGATTGTGGTCAACGGAGGAGCCGCACGATTTGAGACAGGCGATCCTATTGTCATGGATATAAAAGACATCCTGGAAGTATGCAGATATGCGCCGGATGCAAGGGTATACGTTGTACACCTGGAAGCCGTTAATCATAGCAGAGAAGATAGGAATGAGGTGAGAGCTGCCCTCCGTAATGCAGGACTGGAGGGGCAATGCTTCGTACCTGATAACGGAGAATTTTTTCTTCGATAAATAGTAATTGGAGGGCTTGTTTGTTCAATAATTCCAGCGCCAAAGTATTCTACGAAATAAAATCACCCAAAATGAAATACTTAATTCCATTCTTACTGATAGCAATCCTGAGTTATCAGGCAACTTCTGCACAAACGAAAGACTATCACGAAAAGTATATCGTTCAGGACAGCATTTCATTAACACTCCCCAGCGGCGGCAATGTGTGCGCGCTGGTGATCAGAAAAGATACCAATATACAGCAGCCATGTCTGCTGATATATAATATTTATGCCGACACCTCCGCCAGGAAATACGAATCCCGCAAAAGCCTTGCCGGCAAAGGATATGTTGTTATTGAAGTTAACGCACGTGGTAAATACTGCAGCACCGATGCCCTGGAACCCTTTGAGCATGAAGCCGAAGACGGGTATTATATTATTGACTGGATTAGCAAACAACCCTGGTGCAATGGGAAAGTGGGCATGCTCTCCGGAAGTTACCTCGGCTTTACACAATGGGCTACTGCCAAACATTTGCACCCTGCATTAAAAACCATTGTACCGGCAGTCGCTGTTGCTCCGGGTGTTGACTTTCCGTTTCAAAATGGTGTTCCTCTAAGTTATATGCTGCGCTGGCTGCATTTAGTGAGCGATCATAAACTTACTAATTATGGCGTTTTCACAGACTCTGCCAGATGGAACAATGTTTTTTTAAAATGGTATCAAAGTGGCGCAAAATTCTCTTCACTCGATAGTATAGAAGGCGCAAAGCATCCTCTGTTTCAACGTTGGCTGCAGCATCCGGACTATGATGAATACTGGAAAAAAATGACGCCACAAGGAAAGGATTTTGCCAATATCAATATTCCTGTCCTGAGTATTACCGGTTACTGGGATGACGATCAGCTAGGCGCCATGTACTACTATAAACAACATTTGCTGCATAATAAAAATGCTAACCATTATCTGGTAATAGGCCCTTACGACCATGGCCACGCTCAGAGTGGCGGCATAGATACATTGGCCGGATTACCTATTGACAGCGCTGCAATTTTGGGCGGCAACCTCGTTTATAAATGGTTTGATTATATTCTAAAAGACAGTAGCAAGCCCGCTCTGCTCAGTAATAAAGTGAACTTTGAAATTTTGGGAAAGAATGAATGGAAGCATGTGGCATCACTCAATGAAATGTACAATGATTCGCTGGAATTATTTCTGAGCAATGGAAATTTGCAAAAAACAAAACCGGCCCACACACAATTTATACAACAAACCATCAATTTCAAAAACAGAGCATCTATTAAACAATCCGGTGATGACATCATAAATTTCCCCACCCTGGTTCTTGATAGTCTTTCTCTGCTTCCTGAACAATTGATATTTGCCAGCGAGCCTGTTGAAACACCTTTTGCCATCAGCGGAAGTTATGAAGCCAACCTGAATTTCAGCATCAATAAAAAAGATGTGGATATCCGAATAGAACTATACGAGCAACTACCCAATGGAAAATATGTGGCATTTAGCTCAACGGTACAAAGAGCCAGCTACGCAAAAAGCAGGAGCCAAAGGCAATTGCTACAACCTGATAAAAAAGAAACCCTGAAAATTAACAACACATATGCTATAAGCAAACAACTCAGCAAAGGCAGCAGGATTGTTGCCGTAATCGGGGTCAACAAAACCCCCTACTGGCAAATTAATTACGGCACCGGAAAAAACGTAAGTGAGGAAGATATGAGTGACGCCAAAGATCCTTTGAAAATAAAATGGTATGATGACAGCTATCTCAAATTCCATATTTTAAAATAGCCCCTCAACAACTTGCCGCCGCTCTCTTCGTTGACAGCGGCGGCAAGCTATTATTCATTTATACGTTTTTAAAATTGTAACGGAGGCCCCACCCCAATCTCTCGGACAAAAGGTCAGGCAATGCTCAGCTTTGGGCGGATAAGGTTTGCAAAATGTTTGTTGGGAGCTATCGAATTGAAAATATACAATTCTATGCGTCCGGACATAACCCTTCAATTGCTGACCCGGTGAAAATTCAAAAAGTACCATTTAAGTTCTTTGGGGTGGAAGGAGTTGATAGCGTGGCTGGTAATGATATCAGCATATTGAAGGTACGACAATTGGCTGATAAATGCATAAGTGTCCATATCATGCCCTATTCCTGTCTGGCTGGACCTTCCATGCCCTCTGCGGTCGAAAGCAATGACTCTGAAACCCTGGTTCAGGAAAAAAATCATCTGAGCATCCCAGTCATCGCTTGACAATGGCCAGCCATGATGGAAAACCAATGGTTGACCTGTTCCCCAGTCTTTGTAATAAATTTCGGTGCCGTCTTTTACTGTAATCCTGTTCATTTTTTTGAGTTTAATTGATGTTGAATAATAATTCAGAACACAGTTTTGCTGAAGGGATGGGAATCAATCAAGCTAACATATGACGTACTCACAGGCCCTTCAACACGTTCTCATTTATTGAACAAAACTCGGCCTTTAGCTATCTGTCGCCAATAATCTACATTAAGATTTAAGGTAAGTAGTCAGGCGTACGCTATAGCTGGATAAGTTATTTTTAACCCGTTGATACACTGTCCTGTCGCTCTATTAAAGGCAAATAGTATTGCATCATAACACTTAACATTGAGTTAACACTACAGTATTACATTGGGCTTCATGTATGGTATAAACACATACTGGATAATTAAATAACTTATGCCTATTCTTTTTTTTCCGCTGTAGCTTGTTGACTTAAACCCCTGTTTATAATAAATATAAATTGGTTCACACAGTCTGACGTGAATGATGGTCTGTAAGTTATACCCTTAAAAGATATTCTGTTATTAAACAATACCTATGAAATATTGTATCCTCAGTGCATTGATAGCAGTGTACTGTTGCGTTTTGCCTGCCGGTCTGCAGGCCCAGTCTACAAAAGAGCCGGGCAGCGGCGAGTACATACCACAACCGGTAGCTCCATCCCCTACCGCTGCTTCGCTTGGGAAGTTCGGCGAAATACCAGTGAGCCTATACACAGGTGTACCTGATATATCCATACCCATATGGACCGTAAAAGAAGGAGATATCAACCTGAATATTTCTGCGGCTTACCATAGCGGAGGAGTTAAGGTAGAAGAAGACGCAAGCTGGATAGGACTGGGCTGGGCTTTGAATGCTGGTGGCGTTATCACAAGATCAGTAAGAGGAAAACCGGACGATGAAGCCTATCTGATAGCAGCCTATCCGAAAATACCAGATCTGTTGCTAAATCCGGATAAAATAGGTGTTACTCCATGTGAAGCCTGGGAGGGTACAAAGTTTGCACGTCTGGTAGGCAGAGGCCTGTATGACGGCGAGCCAGACTCCTACTATTTTAATTTTAATGGTTTGTCCGGCCAGTTTGTTTTTGATCAGAATGGCATACCATATACCATACCTTATCAGAAGCTGAAAATCGAAAGGCTCTCCAAAGTGGATTGGGTGATTACAACAACTGATGGTACCAGGTATAAATTTGGTGGCGACGACTGTAGTGAGTATACACAAGCCTATTCTGTTGTTTATCCCTATTACGACTGGGGTATATCAGAGAAAAACAAAGACCTTGTCATGTCACATTATTCTTCCTGGTATTTAAAGGAAATAGAGTCGCCTAATGGACGGAAAGTATCCTTTGAGTATAGTGATGAAAATTATCAGGTTAATTCAGGCATCTCACAATTCGTGTATTACGAGTTACAGATGGCGCCAATAGTGAAAACACCGGATAATTCAAGTACCCTGAGTGATATAAAAGGTAAGCGACTGAAAAGGATTATTTATTCAGATGGTAGTGTTTCATTTATTACAGATAAAGACAGAGAAGATGTAATGAATGGGCAACCAGCGGCCAGGGTGCTAGGCAGAATCGAAATTGCAGATGCTGCCGGTAATCCGGTGAAATCGTTTGTATTCAATACCGATTATTTTAAAACAGCCGGCGCTCCGGAAACATACTTAACCAAACGGTTACGGCTAAACTCCATAGTAGAAACCGCTGCAAATGGAATCGACAAGGCAGCTCCTTATGAATTCACCTATGATGCCGCCTTTACACTTCCTGCAAAAAACTCCAGTAGTCAGGACCATTGGGGATTTTTTAACGGAAAAAGAAATAAAGATCAGTTTGATCACCCCATACTTGTTCCATCTATCGTTAAAGGATATACTAATGAAACATTTATTGGATACTTCGACAGGTCTTGCAGAAGCTGCCCTGTTGTTGAGTGTAAAGAGTATCCTGCCGGATGTGTGCAGTTCAATACCGGTCTGAAAAACTTCGAGTTCAATGGGGCTGACAGAAGTGCGGATTTTGGCTACGCCAAAACCGGTATACTGACTGCTATCAAATATCCGACCGGCGGCAATACTGTTTTTGAGTATGAACCACATGACTATGAATTACCCAACAAGGTGTATAAAGTCGTCACTATTTCGAATAATGTGCTGGCTGCTTGTCATGATCCCAATAACCCGCCTACTATAGATGGTAATACTTGTTACGTTAAGAAAAGTTTTACCCCGAAACAGTCTATACCTGCGGACCTGCAGCCGCAGAATACCCTTGTGCCTTTTGATCTTTCGCTTGCTGTCAGACTGGATGGAAATGATAACAAATGTTGTAAATGCGGAGCGCCTTATGCATATTTTAAAGATGTTACCACCGGGAAGTTATTGATTGAAGTATATGGGTTTTCGGGACTGAGCCAGGATCCGATAATTGATGAAGCCATTAAGAATGGTGGAGCTACCTTCCGGCAGGGAACCAATGTATGGTATTTCAATAATGTGAGGTTAGAAGCCGGACATACTTATGAAGTATATGCCAGAACGATAGACTGCCCGCCGGAACGTTGTGGCGAAGTTCCGGGTTGCCCTCCCAATCAGTCTCCCCGTATGGAATCATATATTAATGCTTCTTTCAGTTACAGAACAAACGAAGTAGAAGCTTATAATGGTACGAGCAGCGGTCTTCGCATCAAACGTATCACCAGTAATACAGGCCCTAATGATACCAAACCGGTTATAAAACAGTTTGTTTACCGGATGTCTGAATCGAAAAATCTTGTTTCGAGCGGAGTACTGATTGACGTTCCTATTTATTATGATTTTTACACCAAAAAAGGATGGGTACCATTGGGTCAAACAGATGTAAGGTTAAATGTGTTTGCCATGGAAACATTTGATATAAAAACCAAATTGATTTCACTTACCTCCGGTTCAAAATTTGCGTTGGGGCAAAGTCATGGCAGCTTTATCAGTTATCGGGAAGTACAGGAAATATCCTGCCTGGATAATAACTGTACAGGAATTCCGCAGGGCAGGAAAGTTACCACCTTTACATCTGCAGCAGACTATCCCGACCCGAATGCCGGGGTATTCGGGTATGTATGGTTCCCTCAAACCTATCCGGATAATAGTTGCCCTGATAAGTTTGGAGATCCCAGGTACCTATACGACTGGAGGTTTATTACCAGAACCGCAATAGATCGGTTTGAAAACTATTTTCCATATCCGCAAAAGAATAGTATGGACTGGAAACGTGGACTGGTACAACAGGAATTAACTTATGACAACCAGAATAACTTAGTTATGAAAGTGGAGTATAAGTATAATGATGTTGCAGACAACAATAACCGCAAGGTTATTTCCGGTCTGAAGATATCCAGATTCCCACTGGAAGATGAATTCTGGAAAGAATTCAGACCCGTTGGTTATCCTCCTGATGTACTTTATGTGAAAGGATCGCATCTGTTATATGGCAGATACGATATAATAGCTGCCTGGAATTATCTGGCCGAGAAAAAGGTAACAGAATATCATGAAGGATTTGAGCCTATCGTAAACTCCACAAAATATTTTTACGACAATCCCGTACATGCCCAAACTACCAGGATCGAACAACGAAACTCCAAAAATGAGAATATTTCCGTAACGATGAAATATCCGCTGGATTATACTATCAGCGGTGCTGCAACCACCCCTGCGTCAAAGGGTATCAGCCTGTTGCAGGAAAAATTCATCGTAACTCCTGTAGTAGAGAAGATAACACGTCTGTCTAATGAAGATGGAAGCAATAGCAGAGTAACCAAAGGAACTTATGTGCTGTTTAAACCAGATCAGCCTTTGCCGGATATTGTTCATGAGCTTAACATTGCTTCAGGACTTACCGACTTTAAGGCCGCATCCATTACAGCTACAGCAGCTACCATTGATGACAGATACAACCCAATACACTCATTTTACAAATACAATGCAGGAAACGTTCTTGAATATGGAAAAGTCAACGATGTAAAAACAGTGTACTTGTGGGGATATAAAAATCAGCAGCCTGTCGCGAAAATTATCGGCGCCGATTATAATACAGTTAAACAATATGTATCGCAGGCGATATTGGACAATCCTCCCAATGATCAAAGACTCAGAGATGAATTGAATAATATCCGTACTGCCTTACCGGATGCATTGGTAACCACATATACCTATCATCCTTTGTTTGGCATGACAAGTGAAACCGGCCCCAACAAACAGACTGTATATTATGAATACGATGGCCTTGGCAGATTAAAGCTGATTAAAGATCAGAATGGCAAGATCGTTAAACAGTTTGAATACCAATACCAGCGGCCAGTAACAGAATAACGTCATACCCTGTACCATTATGAAGAAGACCTCTTTTGTATTAAAACAGGTTGCACTTGCTGCTTGCCTGATATTAAACCTGCCGGAGATTTCCGCCCAGGCACCGGATGGGTCAAAGCAGCCCACTGCAACCGCTTCTCCCCTGCCTCCGGGTTACGGAAATACTGTTATAAATTTTATCCGTACACGGGAGCCCAATATGCCCACCAGCGATAATGCGCTGGTGGGCAGCACCACCGATATAAAAGCCGTTGCACAGCACACACAATATTTTGATGGACTAGGCCGGCAGTTGCAGACAGTACTCAAAGGTGTCAGCAGTACAGGGAAGGATCTGGTGGCTCCTGTTGTTTATGATGAACTGGGAAGAGAACAATACAAATACCTTCCTTATGTGCCCCAGACAGGTAATACCAGCGACGGTAGATTTAAAGCAAATCCCTTTAATGACCAGCAGTCCTTTTACCAGAATAATGTGGTAAATCCGGGAATGAAAAATGAAAGTGTTTTTTATAGTCAGATAGCGTATGAAGCTTCTCCTCTGAACAGAGTGATGAATACCTATGCAGCAGGCAACAGCTGGGCGAAAACCGGCGGGGACCGGCCCATAAGAAAACAGTACATGGCAAACGCAGTCAATGATTCTGTCAGAATATGGAACATATCCGGGAATAATGCTGTTACCAATGCTATATATGCTCCGGGGCAGCTCTACAAAAATGTGACCACTGACGAAATGGGCAACCAGGTGATTGAATACGAGAACAAGGATGGTTATCCCGTATTAAAGAAAGTGCAACTGTCTGACAACCCCGGTACGGCACACATGGGATGGCTGTGTACCTATTACGTGTATGATGAACTTAATAACCTCCGCTTTGTCATTCCACCGCTGGCAGTTGAAAAGATCACAGACACCTGGAATTTTTCCTTAATAGCAGCCGGATTATGTTTTCAGTACCGGTACGATGGAAAAAAACGGCTGACTGAGAGGAAGATCCCCGGCGCCGAATTAATAGAGATGGTATATGATATTCGCGACCGGCTGGCCCTTTTCCGTGATGGAAATATGAAAAATGATGGCAGATGGTTAATGACATTCTATGACGGTCTTAACAGACCAAGAGAAACAGCCTTATACAA
It encodes the following:
- a CDS encoding MBL fold metallo-hydrolase, coding for MILQLLRNATQWLTINNKQILIDPMLAPRGAYPAVAGTGNEIRNPTVDLPIDAEALDTLLSQVDAVLLTHLHRDHWDLVAQERLPKDMLILCQPADADKLKETGFTNITVIEESLNWEGISISRTGGQHGTGEIGIRMGIVSGYVLEHGGHRLYIAGDTIWCDEVKLALDRYQPHVIVVNGGAARFETGDPIVMDIKDILEVCRYAPDARVYVVHLEAVNHSREDRNEVRAALRNAGLEGQCFVPDNGEFFLR
- a CDS encoding alpha/beta fold hydrolase — translated: MNRITVKDGTEIYYKDWGTGQPLVFHHGWPLSSDDWDAQMIFFLNQGFRVIAFDRRGHGRSSQTGIGHDMDTYAFISQLSYLQYADIITSHAINSFHPKELKWYFLNFHRVSN
- a CDS encoding CocE/NonD family hydrolase, with protein sequence MKYLIPFLLIAILSYQATSAQTKDYHEKYIVQDSISLTLPSGGNVCALVIRKDTNIQQPCLLIYNIYADTSARKYESRKSLAGKGYVVIEVNARGKYCSTDALEPFEHEAEDGYYIIDWISKQPWCNGKVGMLSGSYLGFTQWATAKHLHPALKTIVPAVAVAPGVDFPFQNGVPLSYMLRWLHLVSDHKLTNYGVFTDSARWNNVFLKWYQSGAKFSSLDSIEGAKHPLFQRWLQHPDYDEYWKKMTPQGKDFANINIPVLSITGYWDDDQLGAMYYYKQHLLHNKNANHYLVIGPYDHGHAQSGGIDTLAGLPIDSAAILGGNLVYKWFDYILKDSSKPALLSNKVNFEILGKNEWKHVASLNEMYNDSLELFLSNGNLQKTKPAHTQFIQQTINFKNRASIKQSGDDIINFPTLVLDSLSLLPEQLIFASEPVETPFAISGSYEANLNFSINKKDVDIRIELYEQLPNGKYVAFSSTVQRASYAKSRSQRQLLQPDKKETLKINNTYAISKQLSKGSRIVAVIGVNKTPYWQINYGTGKNVSEEDMSDAKDPLKIKWYDDSYLKFHILK